Within the Erigeron canadensis isolate Cc75 chromosome 6, C_canadensis_v1, whole genome shotgun sequence genome, the region TGTCCTTCAGATACTTGAGAATTTCTTCATCGCGCTCTGAAATCTGATAATAATGCACATGATTAAAAAACGTTTAAATTCTAGAATCAACCACCACGATCCATGTAACTAAAAATAGTGTGTACCTCTGGCCACAACAGATCATTGCATCTAACCAAAAACTTGGCGCACCCTTATCTGTAAAAACCATTTGGCAAGGCCATTGTCAAAAGTTTAAAACagaacatataaaaaaataaactaattacCTTCTTTAGCTGTATCATCTCTAACATCTATCGCAGTTTCATCGACGTTTCCATCAACTTCAACAACACTATTCACGATGTCGTGTCTCTGCAATTTCACAGAATAAATAAGTACACACAGAAACTTCAGAGAAGAAAATCTGGCCCTCGTAAAAGTAGCTAATTTCaaattacaacataaatccGTCCACACCTTTAGATATAGTGGAGCATACAGTTTCTGGTATTTTGCTTCCAGAGCTGCTCTTTCTTCAAAGAACTTGGTCTCAAGCTTATCATATTTGCTTGGTACATTGATATAATACAAGTAAACCTTGGCATCAAGTTAGAAACACTAAAGATTATGTCGTAAAGTAAAACTTACtctggttaaaaaaaaaacatcaattaTGCATTGCAGTCATATGAAAAACAAAGTGATTGCAATACCAATGACTATTTAGCTTGTTGTGAATAATTAGTACCTAGCTGCGGTGCTTGTGTTTACTTTTTAAGTGGATTAATAGCTGCTTGAATAACTTTTAAAAGCAGCTATTGAAACACTTTAAAGTAAAACCCAAATACCCCAACTAAAGCTAATTAGAACCACAAAAACAGTGTTTTggaaataaaaatagaaaatagtgTTTTGGGAGTAAAGAAAAAGAGGGTTACTTGCAGCAGCGGTGGTGGTTGAGGAGGCGCCGAGATTGGAAAGATCAAACTGTACTTTCTTGTTATTACCCATGAAACCAAATGCTAGaacaatctataaaaaaaaaaaaaaaaaaaaaaaaaaaaaaaaaaaaaaaaaaaaaaaaaaactgaaaaggaaatatatgaaagatgttgattgTTGATGAAGAAAAAAGGAGGGAAAGTGTCAGTAAAAAATAAGGGGTGGGAATTGGGTTGATTATATTTAGACACTCACGGGAATGATGTAGTTGGGCTAAGGAGTTTTAATTTGGATTGGGCCATATAGTCCACGTACCAAAAGTAataaagaattttaaaaaaacataaattttatatatacagtAGAATGTAAAGAGAcagaaaacaaaattatttataattatagttgTGTATCATATTTTTGTAGTTCATTTTGAATTGTAAGTATCTATTATCTAATTTAAGCTAAAGTCTATAATTCTTTCtattattgtatttatgtgGCACATTTTAGAGCTAAAGTCTAAGATGGGTTACAAATTTTGCGTTGATCAAATTCTAGCACTTTTTGATGTGCGATCTTCAACCTCTAGATACAAAATAGCCCGCTGCTCCACATTTGGGCTCGCATCATTCCCCTCTAGGTAGGTGAAATTCGCCCTCAAATTAACAACAAACGCATCATCCGAAGAATTATCATAATAAGGCAACAAATGTTCAACTAACACATCAGAAAAATGAATGTGGCTAGGCAATTTCAGCCTATAAGCATTGGCATTTACCTTTTCCACAATCACAACCGGCCCAATCTTTTGATGGATACGTGAATAGAAATGAAAGAATATTAGttatatagtattatagttaACGTAGGGTTAACATgctgtttatttttaattaatatttatattgattgataatcAATGATATATTGCTGGAAACTGTTTATAAAAAGGTAACATAAATATACAACTTCTCTAATTATGAACATGTTAAGTTATTATAACTCAACAATTACATAGGGATAATATTACTCGTAATCAATACGGTTGCTTTCGATGGGTTCTTCCAATTGGTATACCGTATACATGGTAAAGAAGCATTATTTTAGTCTTAAATTCTAGATAAGAAAACTTTGTATACgtgatttgatttgaagtttttattatttaattaaaacctAAATAAAGTCTGACAAATGACATGAATGAATCTCTTCCAGACTTCTAATAATGTGTCgctaaattatttttaattggcTTTTTTCCTTGTAGTGATAATAATATAAGTGATGTTTATAATAATGACTAGTCATATGTCCGTGTAATAAAGCATGTGAAGGCGGCAATAATAGTGTGAttgttaatgtaaaagtaattgacatAAAAGAGCgtattgtagttatttaagagttaaaatatatgttgtaaattaagttCCTCAAAGGTATTATAAGACTTTCAAGTAGATATAATAGCTATATCAAGTGaagatctttaaaataataaataaaaaaagaatgaacATCTCAAGGTTATTAACAACTTAATCTGAGaaaaattaaatgttttataaattaaatagtatacatataaataaaaataattaaaataatggaTTTACATAATGTGTTTCTTCTCAAACATTCTTATCATACACACGGATGGATATATGCATTATATGGTTCAATCATACACACGGACGGATATATGCATTATATGGTTCTACGGTACATGATCGAAGATATGTTATCATTTGGGGAAACGAAGATAAATGGGTACAGGATTATGAGGTTCTGGTGTAGCATTCCACACCGAAAAAGCACTGGTTGAGTTCATCCATCGACTGGTCATATCTGGGTAATGCCGATCCAAGACATCTTTCAAACTCTCGGTTGTGTTCACCCACTCGAATCCCTTTTTCGTGTACACATTTTCATTGAAATTACTTGTGAAAAACCTATCTGCCTCGAGTCTCCTGTAATTTGGGAATACGTACATGAATCAGTTAAGCAATATGTTCATTCAGTCTGTTACTTGTCAacgtatagtatatatatatttttatcgtATCGACTTGTACCTTGAAGCCATAGAGAGGAAAACTGTAAAAGCTGTCTCACTAATAGCGAATCCTTTGATCTTTTTCTCGGCCGCCATTCCCACCAACAGATCAAGTTGTTCCACGTCATCATCATACACTTCACGCAACGTGTCAATAGCTTCTTTATCGTCCGTTAGGTCTTCCCATTTAGAAATCGGGATCAAGAAAAGTGATCTACGAAACTCATTGTATCTAGCTACACTCCTCTCCCTATCCCTATAAActgcattattattatatatgatcaCATAATGTTAATATCATATTGTATAATTATTAGAATCAAATTTGGTGAGCAAAAGATGGATGCTACTTACTATCGAGTGATGCTAAGTCGATATGGTCAGAGCGATCTGTACCGTCGACGTTTTGAGGCACAATGTTCCTGAGCCACACTGGATAATTCCATAGCTCAAGTGCCCCACATGCCTGATGTCCCATTGATACCATTTGTGTTGTAAACCCAATTTCTGATAACTCTTTTTCTCCATCCTTCCCAATCAAATTGATCATGTCAATCCTGTCAGtgttatacgagtatatgacaATATGTCAACAAATTAGGAATACTATTGATTGTCAtcaattttgttataaaaagcTCCATATCTATATAAACATGATATAAAAGGGCTTACTTTTTAGATAATTTTGGGGACTTGTTTGGGCCTGGTGTTGAATTGACatccatgatgtgaagttgatCAGGCAATAAAGAGTGCATTCTATACACACTTGTAAACTCTTCGGTGAGCGAGTAGGGTACCCCATGGTTATTGGGTTCCTTCAACCCTACAAGACCTCCCAAAACGGCGCCTCCAACATGCCCGAATGTGTCCTTAAATCTTTTCCCCAACATCCCATACCAGTTGATTCTCATTCCAGCAACAAGGGTGTCGGTCTTGAGAAGCTCGATAGTCCAATCGATGGTGTGGATCTTAGCAATCACTGCAGAAGTTACTAGTCTTGCGTAGCCGTAGAGAGCTTCATCATTCAAATCGGGATATTCTTCCTGATTAATTATCATATATAGTTACAATATATTGGAAATAAGAGAATTTATCGAAGATAACTGATTCAAATGAATAATGTGTATGTCTACTATACCTTTAAGGTGTCACAAATGGCGTTGTGCTCGTGGATGAAGAGAGCTTGTAACGACGATACACCGATCCAACTATTACGAGTGTCACCGGCTATGGGCATTCCGTTATTGTCGTGTTGGAGGAGGCCGTCTTTCGCAATCTTGAGCTTTCCATCTTTGAATGTTCGCACATTTTTCTCGTTACTTGAATTGCTTCCATACACTACACTCCCATCCCTGTATCACAAATAATccaattttaattaaatgttatGCATACAATACAACGAGAACAcgatctttttttcttttttttttttattttataaaaatcaccTAAATATATACACCAAATTCTTCATAGAGATTGTAAGAGAAATAATCGTACCACCAAGGAGTTCTCATATTAAGATGGCCTTTCTTAATGTCATAAGAACCGGTATCAACTTTTTGGGTCTCGAAGAACTTGAAGGATTTGAGAGGGCATTCATTAGCTACTTCAGCAGGTGCTTTTAGCTCAATCTGAtgatccaattttaaaaatatatcaatacatGGTCAAAATCATGTGTAGTGTTAAGTTGTGCGAGTAATTGATCAATTAGGTACCTGTTTTGTTGACTCGAGATGATCGACCCAATCATGAATCATGAATTGAATCCATGAAGCGGCAATTATGTTGAACTGTTTTCCGGTGTCTATAAATTGTTTGCGTGCTAGAAGCTTTGTTGCCACCACCATGGGATCTGGCTTCAACAACTGTacagaaaaaaaattaactactTATATAGATATGGTTAAATTAACACATTTCTGCCTCTTTTACCATTGAGTCCTGTTGGGTTTAAGGTCGTGATCGCGTCGTATTTGGGTCAACGGTGATATGTTAATGTTTTTACAGCTTCATAGCCGTTATGACCCGAAACCATGTAACCTCAAGGTGTTTGAGACTacttttttgaaaatagattttgttttgttttgaaaaaacatgtttttacattcttttttaaaactgggtttttttaatcatactcaaataatcatttttgtACTCAAacaattactattattttttgattatttgtgTTATGCGGGACAGATAATCCATTTAAAAATGTAATTCCAAATATCCTTAAATTGAGTCGTGGGTCATATAACACATCGTGTCAGAAATTATGACACTCGTAGTTAGTAatgttttatgatttatataagtttttcaataatatatatcttaaaatgtttttatttttttaatgtttatgaACAAAtggggtttgttaaatacagcccttagggttgtgtttaaggtgcataaattatttgtacatttaccatgaaaattacGATGCgagtttttaatatggaaggtacaagtttttttatgcacattaaatacaacccttaaggctgtatttagcatatGTTTTCCTAGATAATATATACCAAATTACGAACAATGGAAAGAATTCGTTAGCAATTTCCTCGAAGTACTTGATGATTATCAATAGTTCAACACTCTTTACTAGAAGAACACCAATATCGTTTTCTATAAATAGGATaatattttctttatctttattgaATGAAGGTCAAGATATTAATGCGGTGATTTTCCTTGTACATGACGTGTCAATTACTATATTTAATTTAGTTGTTAGTATGATTACTGATCGTTTTTcaagaataatataatataatacaaataaaacccGATAAAAATCATAGTGGGTTAATGATAAGGGTGATGACATTGTTCAAAGTAATGGTACATTGGTTTCATGACTTTCTCGACTAATGtctattttatattaatcaGATCCATATTAAAAAGCTCTTTTAATGATCGGATTTTTGTTAAgatcattaaaaagaaaatactaTACCTTTTTAAGACTCAAATTTGAAACATTGCAATTCTTCTCAAACCAATTTAAACTTTAATGGGTTGGTTAAAACTTCTATTTCTTTTAATACAAAAGTTACAAGTTTTTTTCTTGGCGTAAATTTTTTAGAATAGAGCATTAATGTACCCATTAATAAGTAGGATCAAGTGATCAACCAAGCTTGAAAcagggaaaaaaagaaaattcataGTGGGTCGTGGGCCTCGTGGCAACACAATATATTCTTGAATATCCTCGTATGCATTTATTCATGTTCTACTGTTTTGTCGTTGTCTattcaaatcaaaattttcCTTTTGTCATGtcataataaaataacaactaaataaataaattaaagttttatcttttatttattaattaaatgcaatAATGTCATACACATGTATCATTGTAAGGAAATTAGTTCTTAATATAGAACGGAAAGCATGCATGGTTTTCTTTAATGTGCATATTTTGAACAATTATGATTATTTATTGcatgaacttttatttaatttgtatagATGAACTATCTAGTTGCTGGTTATTAATGACCTCTTATTAATTgaaagtgattttttttatctaagttGTGTACcatttttataagatttttttttcataaaagatggacttttatatcaaaaactcaCTTTTAGATTTTACGTCAAAAATACCTATACGGTCTAAAAATAAATCACTCTTTTTTCTCCTTAAACTTTCTGTctctttgaaaaaccaaaaatgtctatttcctttattcactaatttaaacatctatatctaatatacctataatacccttaatgaaataatttataatatagatctttcaacatttaattataataactataatatcaCCTTTAAGATCAATAACTTTTATATTCGACCCTATCGTCACCCCCATCACCAACCCCACTGTCGTTCCCACCAAcacctccgccatcactaccccACCGCCGCTGTATTGCGCGGACATAAGTCTAGTACTAACTTATACACATTAATAAAAGTCCTACAAATTGCCATTATCAAAATCCTTTTCATTATATATGGATACTTTTACCAATACTTAAAATTGTCaactttgttttaaaaaaaaaaactcaaaattttaatattaatattaactcattttacctttaacaaataaatatatttaacataaatttaattttctttccttataacacatcaattaatttataatttttcattcTTCTAAAACAAGTTCTAGTTTATTCTTTACATGTATGCCTGTAATAAAACTTAagactttcaaaaaaaaaacttctaatAATCATATCCACCCCAAATATAGAAATTGAGACTCATAttaaaattgattaattaaactTAACTATTGAGAAACGTATAATTGATCTGTATAAActataaaactattttttcaaaaaaaaaaaaaacaatttaagttTAGTCAtctaagataataataatacaagtgGTAAACTATgatatctttaattttttaaagtctCGCTTTAACAGCTACTACTCGTATTACTGAAAACTCAGATATGCATGatacaaaattataattataaattattcatCCATCATTAATAAAATGATCGAGGTGGatgttcaaagaaaaaaataaaatgaagtgaTCATGAGAAGTAGCTAGAAAAGTGATTGTAGTACCTTATCTTGCTGATCAACGGGGCGCATGTTCCGGCCCAAGAAAGTTCCTTGACTACCCACATCTTCATTTGTGGGATCATTGTACTCACCGTTGGCCGTTCTGAATATTGGGACCACCTTACTACTATTAGACCCAACCACCCTGTCATCTTTTGGAGCTTTCCCAACGTTGATCAAACTGTACCCGTCGTGAAGACGACGACGAATACCCAAGTAAGCAAGCCCTAAGAACACAGGTAACCGATGCCACCCGATCCCCGACTTATCCACAGCATGAATGATCTacaaaaataatacgagtacgTACATCATATCGTTTTTTGTTGAAGTGATcgattaatataaaattttattaagcATAATGCATGCGAATTAAATACAATACGTTACCAAGAAGAGAAGCTTGTCGATGAGTGTCATACGGTCAAAGATTTCATGAAAGTCGTTATTAACGAAGCGTTTGATGGGTGAAAGAAGCAGAGATTTTGCTGCAGAGGATATTATTGACTTCATGTTAATTAGTTGTCTAAAACAATTCTAATGTTTTTTGGTGAGCTGGTGTATAATTAAAGTCAGGATATGATCGATGGCCTATTTATATACTCATCTTGA harbors:
- the LOC122603728 gene encoding alpha-dioxygenase 1-like, producing MKSIISSAAKSLLLSPIKRFVNNDFHEIFDRMTLIDKLLFLIIHAVDKSGIGWHRLPVFLGLAYLGIRRRLHDGYSLINVGKAPKDDRVVGSNSSKVVPIFRTANGEYNDPTNEDVGSQGTFLGRNMRPVDQQDKLLKPDPMVVATKLLARKQFIDTGKQFNIIAASWIQFMIHDWVDHLESTKQIELKAPAEVANECPLKSFKFFETQKVDTGSYDIKKGHLNMRTPWWDGSVVYGSNSSNEKNVRTFKDGKLKIAKDGLLQHDNNGMPIAGDTRNSWIGVSSLQALFIHEHNAICDTLKEEYPDLNDEALYGYARLVTSAVIAKIHTIDWTIELLKTDTLVAGMRINWYGMLGKRFKDTFGHVGGAVLGGLVGLKEPNNHGVPYSLTEEFTSVYRMHSLLPDQLHIMDVNSTPGPNKSPKLSKKIDMINLIGKDGEKELSEIGFTTQMVSMGHQACGALELWNYPVWLRNIVPQNVDGTDRSDHIDLASLDIYRDRERSVARYNEFRRSLFLIPISKWEDLTDDKEAIDTLREVYDDDVEQLDLLVGMAAEKKIKGFAISETAFTVFLSMASRRLEADRFFTSNFNENVYTKKGFEWVNTTESLKDVLDRHYPDMTSRWMNSTSAFSVWNATPEPHNPVPIYLRFPK
- the LOC122604751 gene encoding nucleosome assembly protein 1;2-like; this encodes MYTIGPVVIVEKVNANAYRLKLPSHIHFSDVLVEHLLPYYDNSSDDAFVVNLRANFTYLEGNDASPNVEQRAILYLEVYLYYINVPSKYDKLETKFFEERAALEAKYQKLYAPLYLKRHDIVNSVVEVDGNVDETAIDVRDDTAKEDKGAPSFWLDAMKTFFNHVHYYQISERDEEILKYLKDIKWCPIDIHKSFKLEFFFDTNPFFENSILTKVYHMADYDENLLKKAIGTEIKWLPEECLSQTILKKKPPKDGSENAKPIAKTEDCKSFFNFFNPVQMLEDEDDIDEEMFKRLINQLEKDYSIGSTFRDKIIPHAVSWFTGEAFADEFGSIEDFGF